The following proteins are co-located in the Halarcobacter sp. genome:
- a CDS encoding MlaE family lipid ABC transporter permease subunit, giving the protein MNIFKVKDNWEYFNLDNKIKEINLFFTENKNKANIIFDFKELKNIDSSGIILIIKYLVLFEKNSIETTIQNISDKHKKMLELYKGNYVHKDSIIEKEPSFIQNIGKEVFDSTSTFKKFLYFIGKLCVYFFYLLLHPSKFRFKSIINQIEVAAIPILPIIALALFLVGFVTAYQGADQLNRFGAAIIVIEMSTMSMFREIAPFLAAVVIAGRSGSSYTAQIGTMKITEEISAMRTMGFDIDIFLIIPRIIALIIVLPLIVFFADMASLLGEMIIVKYHLGISYTQFINRIYEYVEIRHIMLGILKAPLFGILIAVIGCYRGLQVKSGTDIGKYTTKAVVDSIFWLIIVNALISLLSIELGF; this is encoded by the coding sequence ATGAATATATTTAAAGTTAAAGATAATTGGGAATATTTTAATTTAGATAATAAAATAAAAGAGATAAATCTTTTTTTTACTGAAAATAAAAACAAAGCTAATATTATCTTTGATTTTAAAGAATTAAAAAATATTGATTCATCAGGAATAATTCTAATAATAAAATATTTAGTTTTATTTGAAAAAAATAGTATTGAAACAACTATACAAAATATTAGTGATAAACATAAAAAAATGTTAGAACTATACAAAGGAAATTATGTACATAAAGATTCTATTATAGAAAAAGAACCCTCTTTTATTCAAAATATTGGAAAAGAGGTTTTTGATTCTACAAGTACTTTTAAAAAATTTCTTTATTTTATTGGAAAACTTTGTGTTTACTTTTTTTATCTTTTACTTCATCCTTCAAAATTTAGATTTAAATCTATAATTAACCAAATTGAAGTAGCAGCAATACCTATTTTACCTATTATAGCTTTAGCACTTTTTCTAGTAGGTTTTGTAACTGCTTATCAAGGAGCAGATCAACTAAATAGATTTGGAGCAGCAATCATTGTAATTGAGATGTCAACAATGTCTATGTTTAGAGAAATTGCTCCTTTTTTAGCAGCAGTAGTTATAGCAGGTAGAAGTGGCTCTTCTTATACAGCTCAAATTGGAACTATGAAAATTACTGAAGAGATAAGTGCAATGCGTACAATGGGTTTTGATATTGATATATTTTTAATAATTCCTAGAATCATTGCACTAATTATTGTATTACCTCTAATAGTATTTTTTGCGGATATGGCTTCATTGTTAGGGGAGATGATTATAGTTAAATATCATCTAGGTATTTCATATACACAATTTATCAATAGAATTTATGAATATGTTGAGATTAGACATATTATGTTAGGTATTCTAAAAGCACCCCTTTTTGGTATACTAATTGCAGTAATTGGTTGCTATAGAGGATTACAAGTAAAAAGTGGTACTGATATTGGTAAATATACAACAAAAGCTGTTGTTGATTCAATCTTCTGGCTAATCATTGTTAATGCACTTATATCATTGCTATCAATTGAGTTAGGATTTTAA
- a CDS encoding M20/M25/M40 family metallo-hydrolase, giving the protein MNKIIEIFKEITTIPRCSGTHQPFIEYIKNYAKKYNYICLVDNYNNILCKKENSKAKLCIQNHYDIVCLKDNCIPTIVEEDGFFKAKESTLGADNGIGCSYMLWLMSEGYDCEYLFTSDEEIGLIGANHLELELNASYMLNIDSEEEGEICIGCAGGVDIFAKNSSKTIIENTENYELYEIEISKLPGGHSGVDIHKNVPNGIKLIAEFVKENKGLLLDINGGERINSIPVNVKAIIAFKNYPSIKVHDNICISKIETKSEHLNIWNSNITNFIYTFANGVRGFDKDLDVVLNSINLAKITTNVDDIEIELSARSMSNFELEKIKKETKVLLESFGFEVKTAGKYPAWKPDINEFTNQVLNIYKKYDDGASLEAIHAGLECAIFKDKFPNMKIASIGPNIFNPHSTREKVEIESINKLSKIVKEIVDSI; this is encoded by the coding sequence GTGAATAAAATAATAGAGATTTTTAAAGAGATTACTACTATTCCTAGATGTAGTGGAACTCATCAACCATTTATTGAATATATCAAAAATTATGCTAAAAAATATAATTATATCTGCCTTGTAGACAACTACAATAATATATTATGTAAAAAAGAAAATTCAAAAGCAAAACTATGTATTCAAAATCACTACGATATAGTGTGTTTAAAAGATAATTGCATACCAACAATAGTAGAAGAAGATGGTTTCTTTAAAGCAAAAGAATCAACTCTTGGAGCAGACAATGGAATTGGTTGTTCATATATGCTTTGGTTAATGTCTGAAGGTTATGATTGTGAGTACTTATTTACTTCAGATGAAGAGATAGGACTTATTGGTGCGAACCATTTAGAGTTAGAATTAAATGCTTCATATATGCTAAATATTGATAGTGAAGAGGAAGGTGAAATCTGTATAGGTTGTGCTGGAGGAGTTGATATTTTTGCAAAAAATAGCTCTAAAACAATTATTGAAAATACAGAAAATTATGAACTTTATGAGATAGAAATATCAAAGCTTCCAGGTGGTCATAGTGGAGTTGATATTCACAAAAATGTTCCAAATGGGATTAAATTAATAGCTGAATTTGTAAAAGAAAACAAGGGTTTATTGTTAGACATAAACGGTGGTGAGAGAATCAATTCAATTCCTGTAAATGTTAAAGCAATAATAGCCTTTAAGAATTATCCATCAATAAAAGTACATGATAATATTTGTATAAGTAAAATTGAGACAAAAAGTGAACATTTGAATATTTGGAATAGTAATATTACTAATTTTATTTATACATTTGCTAATGGTGTTAGAGGTTTTGATAAAGATTTAGATGTTGTTTTAAATTCAATAAATTTAGCTAAAATCACTACAAATGTTGATGATATTGAGATAGAATTAAGTGCAAGATCAATGTCAAATTTTGAATTAGAAAAAATCAAAAAAGAAACAAAAGTTTTATTAGAATCTTTTGGTTTTGAAGTTAAAACAGCAGGTAAATATCCTGCATGGAAACCAGACATAAATGAGTTTACAAATCAAGTTTTAAACATATATAAAAAATATGATGATGGTGCAAGTTTAGAAGCAATTCATGCTGGGCTTGAATGTGCAATTTTTAAAGATAAATTTCCTAATATGAAAATCGCCTCTATTGGACCAAATATTTTTAATCCCCACTCTACTAGAGAAAAAGTTGAAATAGAATCAATAAATAAACTTTCTAAAATAGTAAAAGAGATAGTAGATTCTATATAG
- a CDS encoding flavin reductase family protein produces the protein MILDYADVNDLNRYKIMSDTVVPRPIAWIITEDDGVINAAPFSYFVPLSSNPPVVIVSIGKKDDGSPKDTLFNIRKHKKATICFVNKDNCDDVKNCAMPLMKEESEIKAYEIDVQKPLDDFPPMITSTQTALFCEFYKEVELPGKTTPIILEIKKQFIEDGRLDERSHVHVDNVGRSGAFFKAMIDL, from the coding sequence ATGATACTTGATTATGCTGATGTAAACGATTTAAACAGATATAAAATTATGTCCGATACTGTTGTACCTAGACCAATTGCATGGATTATAACAGAAGATGATGGAGTAATTAATGCTGCACCATTTTCTTATTTTGTACCTTTATCATCAAATCCACCTGTTGTAATTGTATCTATTGGTAAAAAAGATGATGGAAGCCCAAAAGATACACTTTTTAATATTAGAAAACATAAAAAAGCAACTATTTGTTTTGTAAATAAAGATAATTGTGATGATGTTAAAAATTGTGCAATGCCATTGATGAAAGAGGAGAGTGAGATTAAAGCTTATGAAATTGATGTTCAAAAGCCTTTAGATGATTTTCCACCAATGATTACTTCAACACAAACTGCATTGTTTTGTGAGTTTTATAAAGAGGTTGAATTGCCAGGTAAAACAACACCAATTATTTTAGAGATAAAAAAACAATTTATTGAAGATGGAAGATTAGATGAAAGATCTCATGTTCATGTGGATAATGTTGGTAGAAGTGGAGCATTTTTTAAAGCAATGATTGATTTATAA
- a CDS encoding methyl-accepting chemotaxis protein: MKSSSFGNKLLIRILGATTIVFIVTIFFISKYSYETAQEGAKSYVKEMANSYATEIQGNMNLSVSVVKTLWSKYQEAINHGKKLDEKETIALLTSILKDNDQLLGLWWTMKDSTILFDKKAENTTNPDNWYDKSGDFNPYVTRSKDGIIVQTGSTYNEENGWIKGPKEANKEFITAPYIYPIAGVDTLMNTVAIPLYKDGKYAGVIGAEIALDTFGKLAKSIKVYDHGYAFIVDNYGTVVGHPDKKLISKKVSEITKNDKEYMNALESVKKLKDYTFVKKSYTTGLETYNYVKPFKINKADVNWSIFINAPVDEYLSLANFIRNFSIIAAILGILIVGITIFLSVKQLKSNLTVITDGLKSFFLYLNKESNTTKQIDLISNDEFGQMAKNINDNIVKISKSIDEDNHLIENVKNVVNDVSKGYLEKRISEHTSTDSLNELKKLLNDMLDNLESLVGKDINKISEVLSKYTQRDFTAKLNKETSGKIGQELIEMNNMMTQMLQDSQRDGVNLQKSSDELTQNVQTLSKNATSQAASLEETAASIDEITGNIQQTSVKAQEMLNISNETKESAQTGKNLANDTVKAMDEINETVININEAISVIDQIAFQTNILSLNAAVEAATAGEAGKGFAVVAQEVRNLAARSAEAAKEIKDLVENATTRANNGKVISTKMIEGFSSLEEKISSTNNLIDDVSNAAKEQNLGMTQIADAMNQLDKFTQENAAIADQTNDIAKGTNNIALDVVKNVEINEFDGKNS, encoded by the coding sequence ATGAAAAGTTCAAGTTTTGGCAATAAGTTATTAATAAGAATATTAGGGGCAACAACTATAGTATTTATTGTTACTATATTTTTTATCTCTAAATATTCTTATGAAACTGCTCAAGAGGGTGCAAAATCTTATGTAAAAGAGATGGCTAATAGTTACGCTACAGAAATTCAAGGAAATATGAATTTGTCTGTATCTGTTGTTAAAACATTGTGGTCTAAATATCAAGAAGCTATAAATCATGGAAAGAAACTTGATGAAAAAGAAACAATTGCTTTACTGACTTCTATCTTAAAAGACAATGACCAATTATTAGGTCTTTGGTGGACTATGAAAGATAGTACAATCCTTTTTGATAAAAAAGCTGAAAATACTACTAACCCAGATAATTGGTATGATAAATCAGGTGATTTCAATCCTTATGTGACACGTTCAAAAGATGGAATTATTGTACAAACAGGTTCCACTTATAATGAAGAAAATGGTTGGATAAAAGGTCCTAAAGAAGCGAATAAAGAGTTTATTACTGCTCCTTATATTTATCCAATAGCAGGAGTTGATACATTAATGAATACAGTTGCTATTCCATTATATAAAGATGGAAAGTATGCTGGTGTTATTGGTGCAGAAATTGCCTTAGATACATTTGGGAAGCTAGCAAAATCTATTAAAGTTTATGATCATGGATATGCTTTTATAGTAGATAACTATGGGACTGTTGTTGGACATCCTGATAAAAAACTAATTTCAAAAAAAGTATCTGAAATAACTAAAAATGATAAAGAGTATATGAATGCTTTAGAGAGTGTTAAAAAACTAAAAGATTATACATTTGTAAAAAAATCATATACTACAGGTTTAGAAACATATAATTATGTTAAACCTTTTAAAATTAATAAGGCTGACGTAAATTGGTCTATTTTTATAAATGCACCCGTTGATGAATATTTATCATTAGCAAATTTCATTAGAAACTTTTCTATAATAGCTGCTATTTTAGGTATTTTAATTGTTGGGATAACGATATTTTTAAGTGTTAAACAGCTTAAATCAAATCTTACAGTTATTACAGATGGTCTAAAATCATTCTTTTTATATCTTAATAAAGAGTCTAATACAACAAAACAAATTGATTTAATATCAAATGATGAATTTGGTCAAATGGCAAAAAATATAAATGACAATATTGTCAAAATATCAAAAAGTATAGATGAAGATAATCATCTTATTGAAAATGTTAAAAATGTTGTAAATGATGTAAGTAAAGGTTATTTGGAAAAAAGAATCAGTGAACATACATCAACAGATTCATTAAATGAATTAAAAAAATTGTTAAATGATATGCTAGATAATTTAGAATCATTAGTTGGTAAAGATATCAATAAAATAAGTGAAGTATTAAGTAAATATACACAAAGAGATTTCACAGCCAAACTAAATAAAGAGACTTCAGGTAAAATTGGTCAAGAATTAATTGAAATGAACAATATGATGACTCAAATGTTACAAGATAGTCAAAGAGATGGTGTAAATCTTCAAAAAAGTTCAGATGAATTAACTCAAAATGTTCAAACATTAAGTAAAAATGCAACTTCGCAAGCTGCTTCATTAGAAGAGACTGCTGCTTCAATTGATGAAATTACAGGAAATATTCAACAAACAAGTGTAAAAGCTCAAGAGATGTTAAATATATCAAATGAAACTAAAGAATCAGCTCAAACAGGTAAAAACTTAGCAAACGATACTGTTAAAGCAATGGATGAGATAAATGAAACTGTAATTAATATCAACGAAGCTATTTCAGTTATTGATCAAATTGCCTTCCAAACAAATATTTTATCACTAAACGCAGCTGTTGAGGCAGCCACTGCAGGTGAAGCAGGAAAAGGATTTGCAGTAGTTGCACAAGAAGTAAGAAACCTTGCAGCTAGATCAGCTGAAGCAGCTAAAGAGATTAAAGATTTAGTTGAAAATGCAACAACAAGAGCAAATAATGGTAAAGTAATTAGTACTAAAATGATTGAAGGTTTTAGTAGTCTTGAAGAAAAAATTTCAAGTACAAATAATCTGATTGATGATGTATCAAATGCAGCAAAAGAACAAAATCTAGGTATGACACAAATTGCAGATGCTATGAATCAATTAGATAAATTTACTCAAGAAAATGCTGCAATTGCAGACCAAACAAATGATATTGCAAAAGGAACTAACAATATTGCTTTAGATGTTGTAAAAAATGTTGAAATCAATGAGTTTGATGGAAAAAATAGTTAA
- a CDS encoding DUF5718 family protein, which translates to MEKYNINTDELKDYLGFGVAGNFAGHLGEAGEADEFSVIQTTEQNAPKGLFPFYIPEDNSHLGNLPYSTDKINYNNLEKLQVEAEVALLCDFVYEDGKLIDLIPKYFGAFNDCSSRVQDGKKLSTKKNWGKNSKGISPDFIKIDDFTEKGILSKYHIASFIRRDGVLKNYGAISAVKSYSYFFGQLKNWMIEQFNNQPDMGPLEGLPQYLENLTNYKGLLIAAGATAYADFGKHHFLKQGDEIFVYVYDAHFHSFEDIKKDMSGVDIHLSKCSKLHQIVE; encoded by the coding sequence ATGGAAAAATATAATATTAATACAGATGAATTAAAAGATTATTTAGGATTTGGTGTTGCAGGAAACTTTGCAGGACACCTTGGTGAAGCGGGAGAAGCAGACGAATTTTCAGTTATTCAAACTACAGAACAAAATGCACCAAAAGGATTATTTCCTTTTTATATTCCTGAAGATAATTCACATTTAGGAAACTTACCCTATTCTACAGATAAAATAAACTATAACAATTTAGAAAAATTACAAGTTGAAGCTGAAGTTGCTCTACTTTGTGATTTTGTATATGAAGATGGAAAACTAATTGATTTAATTCCAAAATATTTTGGGGCGTTCAATGATTGTTCAAGTAGAGTTCAAGATGGTAAAAAATTAAGTACAAAAAAGAATTGGGGGAAAAACTCAAAAGGGATTTCTCCTGATTTTATAAAAATTGATGATTTTACAGAAAAAGGTATCCTAAGTAAATACCATATAGCTTCATTTATTAGAAGAGATGGTGTATTAAAAAACTATGGTGCAATTAGTGCAGTTAAATCATACTCATATTTTTTTGGACAATTAAAAAATTGGATGATTGAACAATTTAATAATCAACCAGATATGGGACCACTTGAGGGCTTGCCACAATATTTAGAAAATTTAACTAATTATAAAGGCTTGTTAATAGCTGCTGGTGCAACCGCATATGCTGATTTTGGTAAACACCACTTTTTAAAACAAGGTGACGAAATCTTTGTTTATGTATATGATGCACACTTTCACTCTTTTGAAGATATAAAAAAAGATATGTCAGGAGTTGATATTCATCTATCAAAATGCAGTAAATTACATCAAATAGTTGAATAA
- a CDS encoding aldolase/citrate lyase family protein, protein MTHPNEALFESGKSLPIIPTCEHFAGSEKLIKKGFDMQRKLGPVFDITCDCEDGAETGKEVEHAQMIVRVVNSEENPYGMAGTRIHDFSHPDWRQDVDILVPGAGEKLAYITLPKSTSYEDVKTQIEYIQEVAKKAGISREIPIHILIETHGALQDVEKIATLPWLQVLDFGLMDFVSGYQGAIPAINMRSPGQFDHRLIGAAKAKVCQAAIQNHVIPCHNVTLDLKNPYQTYKDAQRARNEFGFMRMWSIYPTQVQAIVDAMKPDFTELEAAQNILLAAQDAEWGPIQYDGELHDRATYRYFWELVQRAKFSGAKLLDETEKRFFS, encoded by the coding sequence ATGACACACCCTAATGAAGCACTATTTGAATCTGGAAAATCTTTACCGATTATTCCTACTTGTGAGCACTTTGCAGGAAGCGAAAAACTTATCAAAAAAGGTTTTGATATGCAAAGAAAACTTGGACCTGTTTTTGATATTACTTGTGATTGTGAGGATGGAGCAGAAACTGGTAAAGAGGTTGAACATGCCCAAATGATTGTTAGAGTTGTAAACTCAGAAGAGAATCCATATGGTATGGCTGGTACAAGAATACACGATTTTTCTCATCCAGATTGGAGACAAGATGTTGATATCTTAGTTCCAGGTGCTGGTGAAAAATTAGCATATATCACATTACCAAAATCAACTTCTTATGAAGATGTTAAAACTCAAATTGAATATATTCAAGAGGTTGCTAAAAAAGCAGGAATTAGTAGAGAGATTCCAATTCATATCTTAATTGAAACTCATGGGGCATTACAAGATGTAGAGAAAATTGCTACATTACCATGGTTACAAGTTTTAGATTTTGGTTTAATGGACTTTGTTTCAGGTTACCAAGGAGCAATTCCAGCAATTAACATGAGAAGTCCAGGACAATTTGATCATAGATTAATTGGTGCAGCAAAAGCAAAAGTTTGTCAAGCAGCAATTCAAAACCATGTTATTCCTTGTCATAATGTAACATTAGACCTTAAAAATCCTTACCAAACTTATAAAGATGCCCAAAGAGCTAGAAATGAGTTTGGATTTATGAGAATGTGGTCAATTTACCCAACACAAGTACAGGCAATTGTTGATGCAATGAAACCAGACTTTACTGAGTTAGAAGCGGCACAAAATATCTTACTTGCTGCTCAAGATGCAGAATGGGGACCAATTCAGTATGATGGAGAGCTACATGATAGAGCTACATACAGATATTTTTGGGAATTAGTTCAAAGAGCAAAATTCTCTGGTGCAAAACTGTTAGATGAAACAGAAAAAAGATTTTTTTCTTAG
- a CDS encoding MaoC family dehydratase produces MSKINIGNFFEDFSIGQEIVHPLPRTVSQGDVSLYIAFTGSRFALHSSDVVAKEMGYDKRPIDDLLMFHLTFGKSVQDISLNAIANLGYAEISFPNPVYVGDTVSMTSTVIGLKENSNGKSGVVYVHSIGLNQNKDEVLNFKRWVMVHKKDKTTLTGIKEIPTFKESTPISDNINMPIVSMVDTDATGGKYFFEDYEKGERLNHPEGITIDNSDHTLATKLYQNNAKVHFNDHMMKSTPMGERLMYGGIIISIARAISFNGLQNAQWIYAINSGAHCNPTYAGDTIYAYTEVIDTIDHKRDDIGLLRLRTVAVKNQKSKEISNPKDEDGKYLKNIVLDLDYTVIIPKNKTKK; encoded by the coding sequence GTGTCAAAAATAAATATAGGTAACTTTTTTGAAGACTTTTCAATTGGTCAAGAGATTGTTCATCCACTTCCAAGAACAGTAAGCCAAGGGGATGTATCTTTATACATTGCCTTTACTGGTTCTAGATTTGCCCTACACTCTTCTGATGTAGTAGCAAAAGAGATGGGATATGACAAAAGACCAATTGATGATCTACTAATGTTTCATTTGACATTTGGTAAATCTGTACAAGATATATCTTTAAATGCAATTGCAAACTTAGGATATGCAGAGATTAGTTTTCCAAATCCAGTTTATGTAGGTGACACCGTTTCTATGACATCTACAGTAATTGGATTAAAAGAGAACTCAAATGGTAAAAGTGGAGTTGTATATGTACACTCTATTGGTTTGAATCAAAATAAAGATGAAGTTTTAAACTTCAAAAGATGGGTTATGGTTCATAAAAAAGATAAAACAACATTAACAGGTATTAAAGAGATTCCAACATTTAAAGAATCTACACCTATTAGTGACAATATCAATATGCCAATAGTAAGTATGGTTGATACAGATGCAACTGGTGGTAAATACTTTTTTGAAGATTATGAAAAAGGGGAAAGACTAAATCACCCTGAAGGTATAACAATAGATAATAGTGACCACACTTTAGCAACAAAACTGTATCAAAACAATGCAAAAGTTCACTTCAATGACCATATGATGAAATCTACACCTATGGGTGAAAGGTTGATGTATGGTGGGATTATTATCTCAATTGCAAGGGCAATTTCATTTAATGGTTTACAAAATGCACAATGGATCTATGCAATAAACAGTGGAGCACATTGTAACCCTACTTATGCAGGAGATACAATTTATGCTTATACAGAAGTGATTGATACAATTGACCATAAAAGAGATGATATTGGATTATTAAGATTAAGAACAGTTGCTGTTAAAAATCAAAAATCTAAAGAGATTAGTAATCCAAAAGATGAAGATGGTAAGTACTTAAAAAATATAGTACTTGATTTAGATTACACTGTAATCATTCCAAAAAATAAAACTAAAAAATAA
- a CDS encoding aldolase/citrate lyase family protein, giving the protein MTTNLTIEVPEFLNIGVACTSSHVGTPKENNTAMIIEDDKLGTDEITYKDLAEKSDQVCNFLTSIGIAPRDRVLVCLKNSLAYPISFFGAIKAGIIAVPTSTLLSGSEVKYLAEDSQASAIVLSASMYENLVPYLENVDNLKTIIVAATDSVEDLKKPKGINVYSLNQILKDTDKTPNHYNSKAGEPAYLVYTSGTTGYPKGVLHSHRSLVGRTPATEYWFNFKENDRIMHSGKFNWTYVLGSALMDPLYNGHTVIAYEGANDASTWIDLIKKHKCTIFIGVPTIYRQIIQKTDFTIDDCPSLRYCMSAGEHLSDEMIGLWRDRFKQDIFEAIGMSECSYYISHSINNPIRPGSAGFVQPGHIVKLLNPETLEEVDVEEEGMICIGMDDPGLFLEYWQLEEETAKAKHDGYFFTGDYAKRDKDGYIWFIGRKDDIINTFGFRVSPHEIERVVKTHDLVADCVAFGLEIGKDKTLVAIAVIGHQELTKEQEEEVLAYSQNNLAKYKAPKMIFGLKDYPRTKNGKVLRKQLVKQLHEQYHAKETGEEIIEYKARRSMLFVPAYNKKYVQKSKSILADCVVFDLEAILQEQKEIAREVIREVYKEEGSKFGESERVLRVNTIGTEDFKKDMELARELDVDAILFALIETPEQVLEAEKALMEVNPNLTMMVMIETPLAILNSPEICRVSSKLEVVVVGSNKLSNRLQIDIKRGSKAMFNYLARIALSAKAYGKTVIDGPHYDVHDEFACEDSTKDAFNLGFDGKALIHPVQVEYINDIFTPKQKEVQEYEEMIAKYEEAEKDGKEVILFKDKLVDKCKIKWAKKMITLYETYKALGQNLFGK; this is encoded by the coding sequence ATGACTACAAATCTAACTATAGAAGTACCTGAATTTTTAAATATTGGTGTTGCTTGTACATCTTCTCATGTAGGTACACCTAAAGAGAATAATACAGCAATGATTATTGAAGATGATAAATTAGGTACAGATGAAATTACTTATAAAGATTTAGCTGAAAAATCTGACCAAGTATGTAACTTCCTAACATCAATTGGAATTGCTCCAAGGGATAGAGTATTAGTTTGTCTTAAAAACTCGCTTGCTTACCCTATTTCGTTTTTTGGAGCTATAAAAGCAGGGATTATTGCAGTTCCAACTTCAACACTATTAAGTGGTTCAGAAGTTAAGTATTTAGCAGAAGATTCTCAAGCAAGTGCTATTGTATTATCAGCTTCTATGTATGAAAACTTAGTTCCATATTTAGAAAATGTTGATAACCTAAAAACAATTATAGTTGCAGCAACAGATTCAGTAGAGGATTTAAAAAAGCCAAAAGGTATAAATGTATATTCTTTAAATCAGATTTTAAAAGATACAGATAAAACACCAAACCATTATAACTCGAAAGCTGGTGAGCCTGCATATTTAGTTTATACGTCAGGAACAACTGGTTATCCAAAAGGGGTTTTACATTCACATAGATCATTAGTTGGAAGAACTCCAGCAACTGAATATTGGTTTAACTTTAAAGAAAATGACAGAATTATGCACTCTGGTAAATTTAACTGGACTTATGTATTAGGTTCAGCTTTAATGGATCCATTATATAACGGTCACACTGTTATTGCATATGAAGGTGCAAATGATGCTTCAACTTGGATTGATTTAATTAAAAAACACAAATGTACTATCTTTATTGGAGTTCCAACAATCTATAGACAGATTATCCAAAAAACAGATTTTACAATTGATGATTGTCCAAGCTTAAGATATTGTATGAGTGCTGGAGAGCATTTATCAGATGAAATGATTGGTTTATGGAGAGATAGATTTAAGCAAGATATCTTTGAAGCTATTGGTATGAGTGAATGTTCTTATTACATCTCACACTCAATAAATAATCCAATTAGACCTGGAAGTGCTGGATTTGTACAACCTGGACATATTGTTAAACTTCTTAACCCAGAAACTTTAGAAGAAGTTGATGTTGAAGAGGAAGGGATGATTTGTATAGGTATGGATGACCCAGGATTATTCTTAGAATATTGGCAATTAGAAGAGGAAACAGCAAAAGCTAAACATGATGGTTATTTCTTTACTGGTGATTATGCAAAAAGAGATAAAGATGGATATATCTGGTTTATAGGTAGAAAAGATGATATTATCAATACTTTTGGATTTAGAGTATCACCACATGAAATAGAAAGAGTTGTTAAAACTCACGATTTAGTTGCGGATTGTGTTGCTTTTGGACTTGAAATTGGTAAAGATAAAACATTAGTTGCTATTGCAGTTATTGGTCACCAAGAATTAACAAAAGAACAAGAGGAAGAAGTTTTAGCTTATTCTCAAAACAATTTAGCAAAATATAAAGCTCCTAAAATGATTTTTGGATTAAAAGATTATCCAAGAACAAAAAATGGAAAAGTATTAAGAAAACAACTAGTTAAACAATTACATGAACAATATCATGCAAAAGAAACTGGTGAAGAGATCATTGAATATAAAGCAAGAAGATCAATGCTATTTGTACCAGCATACAATAAAAAGTATGTACAAAAATCAAAATCAATTCTAGCTGATTGTGTTGTATTTGATTTAGAAGCTATTTTACAAGAACAAAAAGAGATTGCAAGGGAAGTAATAAGAGAAGTTTACAAAGAAGAGGGTTCTAAATTTGGTGAATCTGAAAGAGTATTAAGAGTAAATACTATTGGTACTGAGGACTTCAAAAAGGATATGGAACTTGCTCGTGAGTTAGATGTTGATGCCATACTATTTGCACTAATAGAAACTCCGGAACAAGTTTTAGAAGCTGAAAAAGCTTTAATGGAAGTAAATCCTAATTTAACTATGATGGTTATGATAGAGACTCCACTTGCTATTTTAAACTCTCCAGAGATTTGTAGAGTTAGTTCTAAACTTGAAGTTGTAGTAGTTGGTTCAAATAAGCTTTCAAATAGACTTCAAATTGATATAAAAAGAGGTTCAAAAGCGATGTTTAATTACCTTGCAAGAATTGCATTATCTGCAAAAGCTTATGGTAAAACAGTTATTGATGGACCACACTATGATGTACACGATGAGTTTGCTTGCGAAGACTCAACAAAAGATGCCTTTAATCTTGGATTTGATGGTAAGGCATTGATTCATCCTGTTCAAGTTGAATATATCAATGATATCTTTACTCCTAAACAAAAAGAGGTTCAAGAGTATGAAGAGATGATTGCAAAATATGAAGAGGCTGAGAAAGATGGTAAAGAGGTAATTCTTTTTAAAGATAAGCTTGTTGATAAATGTAAAATCAAATGGGCTAAAAAGATGATTACACTTTATGAAACATATAAAGCTTTAGGTCAAAACCTATTTGGTAAATAA